Proteins encoded in a region of the Streptomyces akebiae genome:
- a CDS encoding ABC transporter permease, with product MPPRDEKTQAPRPRVRAGLRTRLRAFAGTSVALALLVAVTAALAAAYPRAVDRYGDAGLRRAVEQALPDQTTVQTQVPLPWMDSVEELEAALRAGPLDKARAEILAVAEAPLVPDPAQSSYGVRTTVPMEASDSWLPRPAGRPAQLVLAAQQELSSHVRLSEGRLPRTTGAPVTAATERVEAAVTVDTARTLDIRVGSVIHLPGSARAPLAVRITGIVVPRTPEGAYWSALPVLRTPALSRRPDLPPAEVHWLGGLLLAPDAGPVLLGTPGRPQRYWNVAPDVAALRGHDLDRLASAVASLESGPGVQRLRAVVDDGLEAQTNLDEVLADHARLRSGIDPLLLLAAVGTGSLAVIVLAMAGGVAADRRRAELALLRARGASLPDLAVRLLAETAVVAVPAGALGLTAALLLLPGARTAPALAAALTVVLLACMALPLRAVAAHRTVRMHDGREDLTATRPSRRRTVAELTVLVIAVGAVAALRRQGSGSTALVAAAPLLTGVVAALLLARLHPLPLRALSRATTRMRGLVVPLSLAHVARAPGFAVLPLLALLSALTTAAFGGSVLAGVTAARDQAALLEVGADARIETTTGVLPRALADRVRRLPGVRDMTEADVTHDAKPQQGSQLLPLAGVDPDAYARLSRRTDLGPFDAASLRRADTSTTGGADRPLPALASPRVAEEYGTGPYAVLLPDGTSVTVRIVLVRDRTPAVFGDDFLIVDRAGLTRGAARTTTLLLTGDALNGRELRAAADGTAANVRLRTEERTRHVDSPLQSGAERLYGVAVAAGAGYAILALVLTVLRTAPARGALLARLRTMGMTRSQGRRLLILTALPQAFLAAAGGVLTGWVAIHLLSPGVDLTAVALASPTALEGAVLRTDPLSLAVPALAVLFLAVGVPAGQAWWTGRRGSVPELRLGDT from the coding sequence ATGCCTCCTCGGGACGAGAAGACGCAGGCGCCACGACCCCGCGTACGGGCCGGGTTGCGCACCCGGTTGAGGGCCTTCGCCGGTACGTCCGTGGCTCTCGCGCTCCTGGTGGCCGTGACCGCGGCGCTGGCCGCCGCGTACCCGCGCGCCGTCGACCGGTACGGGGACGCGGGACTGCGCCGGGCCGTCGAGCAGGCCCTGCCCGACCAGACGACCGTGCAGACGCAGGTCCCGCTGCCCTGGATGGACTCGGTCGAGGAGCTGGAGGCCGCCCTGCGCGCCGGTCCGCTCGACAAGGCGCGGGCCGAGATCCTCGCCGTGGCCGAGGCGCCCCTGGTTCCCGACCCCGCGCAGTCCTCGTACGGCGTGCGCACGACCGTCCCCATGGAGGCGTCCGACTCCTGGCTCCCCCGACCCGCCGGCCGGCCGGCCCAACTGGTGCTCGCCGCCCAGCAGGAGCTGTCCTCCCACGTCCGGCTCAGCGAGGGCCGGCTGCCCCGCACCACGGGCGCACCGGTGACCGCGGCGACCGAGCGGGTCGAGGCCGCCGTCACCGTGGACACCGCCCGTACGCTCGACATCCGGGTCGGCTCGGTGATCCACCTACCGGGCTCGGCGCGCGCCCCGCTCGCCGTCCGGATCACCGGGATCGTCGTCCCCCGCACTCCCGAGGGCGCCTACTGGTCGGCACTGCCGGTGCTGCGCACCCCCGCGCTGAGCCGCCGCCCCGACCTTCCGCCGGCGGAGGTCCACTGGCTCGGTGGCCTGCTTCTCGCCCCCGACGCAGGCCCGGTTCTCCTGGGCACCCCCGGCCGGCCGCAGCGGTACTGGAACGTGGCCCCCGACGTCGCCGCCCTGCGCGGCCACGATCTCGACCGTCTGGCGTCCGCCGTGGCCTCCCTGGAGTCGGGGCCGGGAGTGCAGCGACTGCGGGCGGTCGTGGACGACGGCCTGGAGGCCCAGACGAATCTCGACGAGGTCCTCGCCGACCATGCCCGGCTGCGGTCGGGGATCGACCCGCTGCTCCTCCTCGCCGCCGTCGGGACCGGCAGCCTCGCCGTGATCGTCCTGGCAATGGCCGGCGGCGTGGCGGCCGACCGACGGCGCGCGGAACTGGCCCTGCTGCGGGCCCGCGGCGCCTCACTGCCAGATCTGGCCGTCCGGCTGCTGGCGGAGACGGCGGTGGTGGCCGTGCCCGCCGGAGCCCTCGGACTGACCGCCGCACTGCTCCTCCTGCCCGGTGCACGCACCGCGCCCGCCCTCGCCGCCGCCCTCACCGTCGTCCTGCTCGCCTGCATGGCGCTCCCCCTGCGCGCCGTGGCGGCACACCGCACGGTGCGGATGCACGACGGACGGGAGGACCTCACCGCCACCCGTCCGTCGCGGCGCCGGACGGTGGCGGAACTGACCGTCCTGGTGATCGCGGTGGGCGCGGTCGCCGCACTGCGCCGACAGGGGTCCGGCAGCACCGCTCTGGTGGCCGCCGCCCCACTGCTGACGGGCGTGGTCGCGGCGCTGCTGCTGGCCCGCCTGCACCCCCTGCCGCTCCGCGCGCTGAGCAGGGCGACCACGCGCATGCGGGGCCTGGTGGTCCCGCTGTCGCTGGCCCATGTCGCCCGCGCCCCCGGCTTCGCCGTGCTGCCCCTGCTGGCCCTGCTCAGCGCCCTGACCACGGCCGCGTTCGGCGGCTCGGTCCTGGCGGGGGTCACGGCGGCCCGCGACCAGGCCGCCCTCCTCGAAGTGGGCGCGGACGCCCGTATCGAGACCACCACCGGTGTCCTCCCCCGAGCCCTGGCCGACCGCGTACGCCGACTGCCCGGCGTACGGGACATGACGGAGGCGGACGTCACCCACGACGCGAAGCCACAGCAAGGCAGTCAGCTGCTTCCGCTGGCCGGGGTGGACCCCGACGCCTATGCGCGGCTCTCGCGCCGCACGGACCTCGGGCCGTTCGACGCGGCGAGTCTCCGGCGAGCGGACACCAGTACGACGGGCGGCGCCGACCGGCCCCTGCCCGCGCTGGCCTCGCCGCGCGTGGCCGAGGAGTACGGCACCGGCCCCTACGCCGTCCTGCTCCCGGACGGCACCTCCGTCACGGTGCGGATCGTCCTGGTCCGGGACCGCACCCCGGCCGTGTTCGGCGACGACTTCCTGATCGTGGACCGTGCCGGCCTCACCCGCGGCGCGGCGCGTACGACGACCCTGCTGCTGACCGGCGACGCCCTGAACGGCCGGGAGCTCCGCGCGGCGGCGGACGGCACAGCGGCGAACGTCCGTCTGCGCACCGAGGAACGCACGCGGCACGTCGACTCACCGCTGCAGTCCGGCGCGGAACGCCTGTACGGCGTCGCGGTCGCCGCGGGCGCCGGGTACGCGATCCTCGCGCTCGTGCTGACCGTGCTGCGCACAGCGCCCGCGCGCGGCGCCCTGCTCGCCCGGTTGCGCACGATGGGCATGACCCGGTCCCAGGGCCGCCGACTGCTGATCCTCACGGCCCTCCCGCAGGCGTTCCTGGCCGCGGCCGGCGGCGTGCTGACCGGCTGGGTCGCCATTCACCTGCTGTCGCCCGGCGTCGACCTCACGGCCGTCGCCCTGGCCTCCCCGACCGCTCTCGAAGGGGCCGTGCTGCGCACCGATCCGCTCTCACTGGCTGTTCCGGCGCTCGCCGTGCTGTTCCTGGCCGTCGGTGTGCCCGCCGGCCAGGCCTGGTGGACCGGCCGGCGTGGCTCGGTGCCCGAACTGAGACTGGGGGACACCTGA
- a CDS encoding SixA phosphatase family protein → MMVRAGAGPLRRLIVLRHAKSAWPLGVRDHERPLAPRGRRDAPAVGRALAEADSLPDLAVCSTAVRARQTWELTAAEWGTPPPVRYDARVYAAEVSELLDVVRETPDRVRTLLLVGHNPGLEELVLDLAGDALDDALDEVRAKFPTSAMAFLSWHGETWAALAPGTALLTDMIVARGKKGTKGKKGTKGEQGRRGA, encoded by the coding sequence ATGATGGTGCGCGCCGGAGCAGGCCCGCTGCGCAGACTGATCGTCCTGCGGCACGCCAAGTCCGCCTGGCCGCTGGGCGTCCGCGACCACGAGCGGCCCCTGGCACCACGGGGCCGCCGCGACGCCCCCGCCGTCGGGCGCGCCCTCGCCGAGGCGGACAGTCTGCCCGACCTCGCCGTGTGCTCCACGGCCGTACGGGCCCGTCAGACGTGGGAACTGACCGCCGCGGAGTGGGGCACCCCGCCGCCCGTACGGTACGACGCGCGGGTGTACGCGGCCGAGGTGTCCGAGTTGCTGGACGTGGTGCGCGAGACCCCCGACCGGGTGAGGACGCTCCTGCTCGTCGGCCACAACCCGGGTCTGGAGGAACTCGTCCTCGACCTCGCCGGAGACGCCCTGGACGACGCGCTGGACGAGGTGCGCGCCAAGTTCCCCACCTCTGCGATGGCCTTCCTCTCCTGGCACGGCGAGACCTGGGCCGCACTCGCCCCGGGCACGGCCCTGCTGACGGACATGATCGTGGCCAGGGGCAAGAAGGGCACCAAGGGCAAGAAAGGCACCAAGGGCGAGCAGGGCAGGAGGGGCGCCTGA
- a CDS encoding CoA-binding protein, translated as MYVNPATIRKILTELGDTWAVVGLSTNRDRAAYGVAQVLQRYGKRVVPVHPKAEPVHGEQGYASLSDIPFSVDVVDVFVNSDLAGPVADEAARIGARAVWFQLGVIDEEAYHRTREAGLDMVMDRCPAIEIARLG; from the coding sequence ATGTACGTCAACCCGGCCACGATCCGCAAGATCCTGACGGAACTCGGCGACACCTGGGCGGTCGTCGGCCTGTCCACCAACCGCGACCGGGCGGCGTACGGCGTCGCCCAGGTCCTCCAGCGCTACGGCAAGCGCGTCGTCCCCGTGCACCCCAAGGCCGAGCCGGTCCACGGCGAGCAGGGCTACGCCTCCCTCTCCGACATCCCCTTCTCCGTGGACGTCGTCGACGTCTTCGTCAACAGCGACCTCGCCGGGCCCGTCGCCGACGAGGCGGCCCGCATCGGTGCCCGGGCGGTCTGGTTCCAACTGGGTGTGATCGACGAAGAGGCCTACCACCGCACGCGCGAGGCCGGCCTCGACATGGTCATGGACCGCTGCCCGGCGATCGAGATCGCCCGCCTGGGCTGA
- a CDS encoding ABC transporter ATP-binding protein produces the protein MTSSPTFHELADRALAARDAAAYGQDALISCDRLVRIFTADGVEVQALQGLDLLVRKGELLALVGASGSGKSTLMNILAGLDRPTAGATRVADHDLVTMSAKERLVYRRKTVGFVRQQTSHNLLPYLTAAQNVALPLQLARAGGRRRARADRAMQLLDLLDVAECRDRRPHEMSGGQQQRVALAVALANDPAVLLADEPTGELDSHTAEQVFAAFRTANEELGTTIVIVTHDQAVAGEVRRTVAIRDGRTATEVLRHSEVDSATGEENLVAREYAMLDRAGRLQLPAEYTRALGMRDRVALELEPDHIAVRPDDARDDRHGPGSAEERPWADRA, from the coding sequence ATGACCAGCAGCCCGACCTTCCACGAACTCGCCGACCGCGCCCTCGCCGCGCGCGACGCCGCCGCCTACGGTCAGGACGCCCTGATCAGCTGCGACCGGCTGGTACGGATCTTCACCGCCGACGGCGTGGAGGTCCAGGCCCTGCAGGGCCTCGATCTCCTCGTGCGCAAGGGAGAGCTCCTGGCTCTGGTCGGCGCCTCCGGCAGCGGCAAGTCCACCCTGATGAACATCCTGGCCGGACTGGACAGACCCACCGCCGGCGCGACCCGCGTCGCCGACCACGACCTGGTCACGATGTCCGCCAAGGAACGACTCGTCTACCGGCGCAAGACCGTCGGCTTCGTCCGGCAGCAGACCTCCCACAATCTCCTGCCCTATTTGACCGCCGCGCAGAACGTCGCCCTGCCCCTGCAGTTGGCCCGCGCCGGAGGCCGACGCCGGGCCCGGGCCGACCGCGCCATGCAACTCCTCGACCTGCTGGACGTCGCCGAGTGCCGCGACCGCCGTCCGCACGAGATGTCCGGCGGCCAGCAGCAGCGCGTCGCCCTCGCCGTCGCCCTCGCCAACGACCCCGCGGTCCTGCTCGCCGACGAGCCGACCGGCGAACTCGACTCCCACACCGCCGAACAGGTCTTCGCCGCGTTCCGCACCGCCAACGAGGAGTTGGGCACCACCATCGTGATCGTCACCCACGACCAGGCCGTCGCCGGTGAGGTCCGCCGTACGGTCGCCATCCGGGACGGCCGCACGGCGACGGAGGTCCTGCGCCACAGCGAAGTCGACTCCGCCACCGGCGAGGAGAACCTGGTCGCCCGCGAGTACGCCATGCTCGACCGGGCCGGCCGCCTCCAACTCCCCGCCGAGTACACCCGGGCGCTGGGGATGCGCGACCGTGTCGCCCTGGAACTGGAACCCGACCACATCGCCGTCCGCCCGGACGACGCCCGCGACGACCGCCACGGCCCGGGCTCTGCGGAGGAACGCCCCTGGGCCGACAGGGCCTAG
- a CDS encoding VOC family protein, with translation MLRIGSVVMGATDVRRAAAFWTEALGYVPREEPEHDWVVLVHPEGVGTQISLGLSETPVRERPRVHLDLYAGNAKDQAAEVERLVGLGAHRVDWDDYPEDADFVVLADPEGNRFCVIDTGRG, from the coding sequence ATGCTGAGAATCGGATCCGTGGTGATGGGCGCGACCGACGTACGGCGGGCGGCGGCGTTCTGGACGGAGGCCCTCGGGTACGTCCCCCGCGAGGAGCCGGAGCACGACTGGGTCGTCCTGGTGCATCCGGAGGGCGTCGGCACGCAGATCTCCCTGGGCCTCAGCGAGACCCCGGTGCGGGAACGGCCGCGGGTGCACCTCGATCTCTACGCGGGGAACGCGAAGGACCAGGCGGCCGAGGTCGAGCGACTGGTGGGCCTCGGAGCGCACCGCGTCGACTGGGACGACTACCCGGAGGACGCCGACTTCGTCGTCCTCGCCGACCCGGAGGGCAACCGCTTCTGTGTGATCGACACCGGCCGGGGATGA
- a CDS encoding ABC transporter ATP-binding protein, producing the protein MGQAVTAAMLRVTDVHKSYGRGAGAVHALRGVSFEVPRGELVALKGRSGSGKTTLLNVVGGLDEPDSGHVTIDGLRLRDQGEDALLALRRERIGFVFQSFGLIPILTAAENVGVPLRLRRADPRERRERVELLLSLVGLADHAAQRPGELSGGQRQRVAIARALANSPSILIADEPTGQLDAETGHSVMELLRAVVRSERITALVATHDTTLLDLADRVLELKDGEITESEVL; encoded by the coding sequence ATGGGCCAGGCGGTGACCGCGGCCATGCTGCGGGTGACGGACGTGCACAAGTCGTACGGCCGGGGCGCCGGCGCCGTTCATGCCCTGCGTGGCGTCTCCTTCGAGGTCCCTCGGGGAGAACTCGTCGCGCTCAAAGGACGTTCGGGCTCGGGCAAGACCACCTTGCTCAACGTCGTCGGCGGTCTGGACGAACCGGACAGCGGACACGTCACCATCGACGGGCTGCGCCTTCGCGACCAGGGTGAGGACGCCCTCCTCGCGCTGCGCCGGGAGCGCATCGGCTTCGTCTTCCAGTCGTTCGGGCTCATCCCCATCCTCACGGCGGCCGAGAACGTCGGCGTCCCCCTGCGGTTGCGCAGGGCGGACCCGCGCGAGCGACGGGAGCGCGTCGAGCTGCTGCTGTCCCTCGTGGGGCTGGCGGACCATGCCGCGCAGCGCCCCGGCGAGTTGTCGGGCGGGCAGCGCCAGCGGGTCGCCATCGCCCGCGCCCTGGCCAACAGTCCCTCGATCCTCATCGCCGACGAGCCGACCGGCCAGCTGGACGCGGAGACCGGGCACTCCGTGATGGAACTGCTGCGCGCGGTCGTCCGCAGCGAACGGATCACGGCTCTCGTGGCCACCCATGACACGACACTCCTCGACCTCGCCGACCGTGTGCTGGAGCTGAAGGACGGCGAGATCACCGAGTCGGAAGTGCTCTAG
- a CDS encoding FtsX-like permease family protein gives MPAGVLRFIVLRAWVYRALLGAVLLTVLLTTAVLAALTAYSGAIGDAALRRSLAEQRTAAEAALVLKADVPADERQAADDAVRAGARTVFDGLPVRVRTLLRSGPYALPGALRPPSERRGNPNLTYFAALDRTQVRTVAGRLPREAVTAGPVEAALPQSAARRLGVAPGARLTVTDQLDGPAVRVLITGVYRPVDTRAPYWQLDDLGGRGVKASSFTTYGPLLTAAGVPTSGRVSVGASGWLVSADYSALTTDRIGPLREAARSGTAELRKRPALSSATMADTALPEVLDRVERSLLVTRSSMLIVAGQLGLLAACALLLVARLLDADRVAETRLLRARGATRARLAGLAALEALLISVPAVVLAPLLSGPLTRLLVAQGALGRTGVRVDVPDGGRPEVWAVAAGVAALCALAVAVPAWRASFAGTAAIRAGALPAPLRAGADVGLLAVAGVAFWLLDSQDSGAVTADRDGVLGVDPLLVVAPALVLLAGTVLVLRLLPLPARVGERLLTRGQGLTAAMVGWQFSRRPMRGAGPVLLLVISVALGVVAIGQDASWRRSQADQADFRAGAEVRVLASGGGVVGRTDVYAGLPHVDAVAPAVRGTMSLSGSRKATVLALNTKEASGAVLTRSDLTDGPLLTGLAPRGAPAGIDVPEGTTRLTLTAALHSSTPGTEADVTLTVRDRHGTSYALPSGHLAADGRPHRLTPDLNGARGPLALTGLGLSTPQPTDRPHRHRLVLGALTATAADGDVRQLTLPTNWTTAVEADSAAAPPDDEARPTLPRLTSTAPVTLTYSTGYQLPDLLPPALPLEVRLKVAQPAAPEIVAVATDRFLTASGAREGQRVEVTFDGRYVPVRIVRTARALPTTEATTQDGGALLVDLRAVNQVLQARYGTSLEPTEWWLSTAAPGATAAAVRALTDVDPEQVTVRDELAEKLRDDPFGAAPEAALIAAAAVTVLFASLGFAVSAAGAMRTRDGEFAVLRALGTPRRRLARLVAVEHGVLVTLALVVGTALGTVLTHALVPLVVLTGQATRPLPPVLVELPLPRLTALLAALAAGPALVTAALALRRAKPVTALRDEVTQ, from the coding sequence ATGCCTGCGGGCGTGTTGCGTTTCATCGTGCTGCGCGCGTGGGTGTATCGCGCGCTTCTCGGTGCCGTGCTGCTGACCGTGCTGCTGACCACGGCCGTGCTGGCCGCGCTCACCGCCTACTCGGGCGCGATAGGCGATGCGGCGCTGCGGCGGTCGCTCGCGGAGCAGCGCACCGCCGCCGAGGCCGCTCTGGTGCTCAAGGCCGACGTGCCGGCCGACGAGCGGCAGGCGGCCGACGACGCCGTGCGGGCGGGGGCCCGTACCGTTTTCGACGGGCTGCCCGTGCGGGTCCGCACCCTGCTGCGGTCCGGGCCGTACGCCCTTCCGGGGGCGCTGCGGCCGCCCTCCGAGCGGCGGGGGAACCCGAACCTCACCTACTTCGCGGCCCTCGATCGCACGCAGGTGCGGACCGTCGCCGGGCGGCTCCCCCGTGAGGCGGTGACCGCCGGGCCAGTCGAGGCCGCACTGCCGCAGAGCGCCGCCCGGCGGCTCGGGGTGGCGCCCGGCGCCCGGCTGACCGTCACCGACCAGCTGGACGGGCCGGCGGTGCGCGTGTTGATCACCGGCGTGTACCGGCCGGTCGACACCCGGGCACCCTACTGGCAGTTGGACGACCTGGGCGGCCGCGGCGTGAAGGCGTCGAGCTTCACGACGTACGGTCCCCTGCTCACCGCCGCGGGCGTGCCGACGTCGGGCCGGGTGAGTGTCGGCGCGTCGGGCTGGCTGGTCTCGGCCGACTACTCCGCGCTGACGACGGACCGGATCGGCCCGCTGCGCGAGGCCGCCCGCTCGGGCACCGCGGAGCTGCGCAAGCGCCCCGCGCTCAGCAGTGCGACCATGGCGGACACCGCGTTGCCCGAGGTGCTGGACCGCGTCGAACGCTCCCTGCTCGTCACGCGTTCCAGCATGCTGATCGTCGCCGGTCAGCTCGGACTGCTCGCGGCCTGCGCCCTGTTGCTCGTCGCACGGCTGCTCGACGCCGACCGCGTGGCCGAGACCCGTCTGCTGCGTGCGCGCGGTGCCACCCGGGCACGACTGGCGGGCCTCGCCGCGCTGGAGGCCCTGCTGATCTCCGTGCCGGCGGTGGTGCTGGCCCCGCTGTTGTCCGGACCGTTGACGCGGCTGCTGGTCGCGCAGGGTGCGCTGGGCCGGACCGGGGTGCGCGTCGACGTGCCGGACGGGGGCCGCCCCGAGGTGTGGGCGGTCGCCGCGGGCGTGGCCGCGCTGTGTGCGCTGGCGGTGGCCGTACCGGCCTGGCGGGCGTCCTTCGCGGGCACCGCCGCGATACGGGCGGGGGCGCTGCCCGCGCCCCTGCGCGCCGGGGCGGACGTCGGGTTGCTCGCCGTGGCCGGTGTCGCCTTCTGGCTGCTCGACAGCCAGGACTCCGGCGCCGTCACCGCCGACCGGGACGGGGTCCTCGGCGTCGACCCGCTGCTGGTGGTGGCGCCCGCGCTCGTGCTGCTCGCCGGAACGGTTCTGGTGCTGCGGCTGCTGCCCTTGCCGGCGCGTGTCGGCGAGCGACTCCTGACCCGCGGGCAGGGGCTGACCGCGGCCATGGTCGGCTGGCAGTTCAGCCGTCGCCCGATGCGCGGGGCCGGCCCGGTGCTGCTCCTGGTGATCTCCGTGGCGCTCGGTGTGGTGGCGATCGGGCAGGACGCGTCCTGGCGGCGTTCCCAGGCCGACCAGGCCGACTTCCGCGCGGGCGCGGAGGTGCGCGTCCTGGCCTCCGGGGGCGGTGTCGTGGGCCGTACCGACGTCTACGCGGGCCTCCCGCACGTCGACGCCGTCGCCCCCGCCGTCCGAGGCACGATGTCGCTCTCCGGCAGCCGCAAGGCGACCGTCCTGGCCCTGAACACGAAGGAGGCCTCCGGCGCGGTGCTGACACGGTCCGATCTGACGGACGGTCCACTGCTCACCGGCCTCGCGCCACGCGGAGCCCCCGCGGGCATCGACGTGCCCGAGGGCACCACCCGGCTCACCCTGACCGCCGCGCTGCACAGCAGCACGCCAGGGACGGAGGCGGACGTCACGCTCACGGTGCGGGACCGGCACGGAACCTCCTACGCGTTACCGTCCGGCCACCTCGCCGCCGACGGCCGCCCGCACCGGCTGACCCCGGATCTGAACGGAGCCCGGGGACCGCTGGCGCTGACCGGGCTCGGGCTGAGCACACCCCAGCCGACCGACCGTCCGCACCGGCACCGCCTGGTCCTCGGCGCGCTCACGGCGACAGCGGCTGACGGTGACGTCCGGCAGCTGACCCTGCCGACGAACTGGACCACCGCGGTCGAGGCCGACTCGGCCGCCGCCCCACCCGACGACGAAGCCCGGCCGACCCTTCCCCGGCTCACGTCGACGGCACCGGTCACCCTCACGTACAGCACCGGGTACCAGCTGCCCGACCTCCTGCCGCCCGCTCTGCCGCTGGAGGTCCGGCTCAAGGTCGCCCAGCCCGCGGCGCCCGAGATCGTCGCGGTCGCCACCGACCGGTTCCTCACCGCGTCCGGGGCCCGCGAAGGGCAGCGCGTGGAGGTGACGTTCGACGGCCGTTACGTGCCCGTACGCATCGTCCGCACCGCGAGAGCCCTGCCCACCACGGAAGCCACCACACAGGACGGCGGGGCCCTGCTGGTCGATCTCCGGGCCGTCAACCAGGTCCTCCAGGCCCGCTACGGAACCAGCCTCGAACCGACCGAGTGGTGGCTGAGCACGGCCGCGCCCGGCGCCACCGCGGCGGCCGTGCGCGCCCTGACCGACGTCGACCCGGAGCAGGTGACGGTGCGCGACGAACTGGCGGAGAAGCTGCGCGACGACCCGTTCGGGGCGGCCCCGGAAGCAGCGCTGATCGCGGCGGCCGCGGTGACGGTGCTCTTCGCCTCGCTCGGCTTCGCAGTGAGCGCGGCAGGGGCGATGCGCACCCGGGACGGCGAGTTCGCCGTGCTGCGTGCCCTGGGGACCCCACGCCGTCGGCTGGCCCGGCTGGTCGCCGTGGAGCACGGCGTCCTGGTGACCCTGGCGCTGGTGGTCGGCACGGCCCTGGGCACGGTGCTGACGCACGCGCTGGTCCCCCTCGTCGTCCTGACCGGGCAGGCCACCCGGCCGCTCCCACCGGTACTGGTCGAACTCCCGCTCCCGCGTCTGACCGCCCTGCTGGCGGCCCTGGCGGCGGGCCCCGCCCTCGTGACCGCGGCCCTCGCCCTTCGGCGGGCGAAACCCGTGACGGCTCTCCGGGACGAGGTGACGCAGTGA